aaaattttcccgaggtgtaaggcacactcaggcaaattgactatcgaatatcataattcagccttttggaaatttgccacaagttttgaacttgaaattcaaaagaactcCTTATGAATAAGATTTTTAAGGGTAAtacaaaacataatattttcttaaggCACCTTTATGAAATCCCAATGAAGCATCATGAACGCTGTACGCTAGACATTAATCAATTCATATCCATACCTTATGAATTGCAAAAGTAGTGTTTAGAGGCCATAATCATGCCTTATGAATTTCGTAATTCCAATGAAACATCTTAACGAATTCATAATGCAGAttaatgaatttattattccgtTTTCCTATATATTATTCGATTCATAATGCCGCATTATGAGTTTCTAATTCgagcatattgaaaattttctcgaataATGACCATGTGCTTAATGgcagaaaataattaaaatgtttGATTCATTCATGATTACGCATACATGTGATTTCCAAATCGTTTTCCGGTTGTATCGAGGACATCGAGGGAGTATGAAAAAAACAAGTGGTGTCGAACGCATTCTATAATGTCTTCGAacctagaaaaaaaaagttgttcaactcattcgaatttcactaACAATTGCAAGTGAACAGTTTATCACTTGCAATTACTAGCGAAATTAAAAATTTGCTGTTGCTGTTAAACACTTATTATTCACAGTTAACACTTGAGAAATCTTCAACTGAATATTCTCTTCAGACTCCCTCGATGAAAAATTCAACCGCACGACTTGAAGAACTTTACAATTTGTGAGAACATAATTCTCTTGGCTGAAGCTCTTCCTTCCAATTAGGTTAACTTAAAATGAACATGATGTgtttcataaaatgccttatgatTTCCTTCAAATCAACTCAAAAAAAACATGAATTGTGTCTTATGAAATTCGTTACACGCATCTAATGAACGACATACGTCCCAATAATGAAATATGAAGAGCTCAGGATGAAAAGCATAAGAGACTTAtgtttcaacaattttcaaaaatcttgtAGATTCATAATTTCTGCCTTATGTATTTATTATGTTCATTTGCCTGAGTGCAGCCTTTAacacgaaaacggctggatggatttttttcattccttcagcagatatgttcgccatagtttccgacgggtttatatggtaTTTCCTAATCcgaaaagttgagtaaatcatgaaaaactaaaattaagattcatgTGGAAATTTCGTATGGGCGGTCCAGAACGCAcatttttgcctactatgcaggacaacgtctgccgggtcgactagtaaagAATAAATACCAAACTTTTTGTATCAATCGCGCCAGATaggaaataatttttaatttgaattgtaGGTACTTAACACTTGTTAAAAATGTATATTcactttgatttttgttgtctTAGCAATTTCTTTGGTAGCTTTGGTAGGAAAATTGTCAGTTAAAATATTTACAATACTATTTCTCAGGCCTAGTAGACATGACTATTCTACATTTCTATTCCTAGCGTCTTCGAATCAGAACTCGCCGAAACGATTCCAGTAGTTCACGCCAGTATAGCCGGGTGTCGGATCATCGGTCGGTTATCGGTAGCAAACAAGAACGGACTCATCGTACCTGGCAGCACCACAGACGTTGAACTGCAGCACCTGCGAAACTCGCTGCCTGACTCGGTTAAGATTCAACGCGTCGAAGAGCGCCTGTCGGCCCTAGGAAATGTTATCGCCTGTAACGATTACGTGGCGCTTGTTCACCCGGACATTGACCGAGAAACCGAAGAGATTATAGGCGATGTGCTCGGAGTAGAAGTCTATCGACAGACGCTGGCAAATAACGTACTGGTGGGGGCGTATTCTGTGTTGAGCAACCAAGGCGGATTGGTTCACCCGAAAACACCTACCTCAGAGCTTGATGAGCTGGCGTCGCTTCTGCAGATTCCGCTGGTGGTAAGATTAAAGATCAATCTTATTACGCCACTAGAAATTGTTCatgatattgaaaataaatttaattttaggcTGGAACGGTTAATCGAGGCTCAGAAGTTCTTGCCGGTGGTGTTGTCGTTAACGATTGGTGCGCTTTTTGCGGAATGAGTACCACGTCTACCGAACTGTCGGTGGTTGAGAGTGTGTTCAAATTGAATGAAGCACAACCTGCCGGAGTGACAAACAATTTACGAGCATCCTTGATTGAGGCGTAAGTGTATCCGGGCTACGTAAGGATGTTCTATTTAGTAACTtttaataattatattttcaggaTGTCGTAAGCAAATGTTTCAGGATGTTTACAAGGTGGGTAAAATTAAACTTTATATAATACTGCAGGATCTAGCGgggaatgtaaaataatataaaattctAGAACGTATGATCAAATCATTATTAAAATCCGATTAGGGATTCGTAAAGTTGTGCGAATTATACTATGACTACTGGAAAAAACTACTGTAAACTATGCTTTCGATGACAAATCCATTGTAAAGCCATTAAAAGATCATTTGGGGTATCTGTAGAGTCTTTGTGGTGTGACTAGGGGGTTCTATGACACTAACCCGAATGTCACTATCCCGAAAATCATAGTAATATATTATGCAATAACTTTTATTATTACATTTGTATATGCTAAGAATTATCCTAATATTTAAGCCGCGAGCGCTCGGGATAATGCGAAAGAGCGAATGCCAGCGATGGTGTTTATATAGAGACCAGCGAAGTGAATGAAAGCAAATCTGGCTTCACGACCTTCACAAGAAATTTGTGAAAAC
The nucleotide sequence above comes from Armigeres subalbatus isolate Guangzhou_Male chromosome 3, GZ_Asu_2, whole genome shotgun sequence. Encoded proteins:
- the LOC134226243 gene encoding eukaryotic translation initiation factor 6 — encoded protein: MALRAQFENNDDIGVFSKLTNSYCLVAIGGSEAFYSVFESELAETIPVVHASIAGCRIIGRLSVANKNGLIVPGSTTDVELQHLRNSLPDSVKIQRVEERLSALGNVIACNDYVALVHPDIDRETEEIIGDVLGVEVYRQTLANNVLVGAYSVLSNQGGLVHPKTPTSELDELASLLQIPLVAGTVNRGSEVLAGGVVVNDWCAFCGMSTTSTELSVVESVFKLNEAQPAGVTNNLRASLIEAMS